Proteins from a genomic interval of Brachybacterium vulturis:
- a CDS encoding pseudouridine synthase produces MGAVNRRPTGSDGPPEPRPGRAARRRARRRPAPLPQREGLDAVRWRVPQDTPAGRGALELLRERFPALADPAATPLSERFAAGEIVDAEGRSWAAEDPAVPGAELWFHRELRPEEVPEVELAVLHRDEHLLVIDKPHDIATMPRGAHILASALVRLRRATGIQSLVPLHRLDRRTAGVLAFGIRAEERSAYQQLFARREVDKAYEAVVAPAPSSSLPRCPGQRCLLRDRLVTQRGALTTQVLAGEPNAETELEVLAADAAGMLRIRLRPRTGRTHQLRAQLAARGAPILGEDLYWPPQRARPSADLWPEDLSLQLLARRLAFVDPLTAERREFRSAQELSAASRTLGR; encoded by the coding sequence GTGGGGGCTGTGAACCGCCGACCCACCGGCTCCGACGGACCGCCGGAGCCGCGTCCCGGACGCGCTGCCCGGCGGCGTGCGCGACGGCGCCCGGCGCCGCTGCCGCAGCGCGAGGGCCTGGACGCCGTGCGCTGGCGGGTCCCCCAGGACACCCCGGCCGGGCGCGGGGCGCTCGAGCTGTTGCGGGAACGCTTCCCCGCCCTCGCCGACCCCGCTGCGACGCCGCTGTCGGAACGCTTCGCCGCCGGGGAGATCGTCGATGCCGAGGGGCGCTCCTGGGCCGCCGAGGACCCGGCCGTGCCGGGGGCGGAGCTGTGGTTCCATCGGGAGCTGCGCCCCGAGGAGGTCCCCGAGGTCGAACTCGCCGTTCTGCATCGGGACGAGCACCTGCTGGTGATCGACAAGCCGCACGACATCGCCACCATGCCCCGCGGTGCGCACATCCTCGCCAGCGCGCTGGTGCGACTGCGCCGCGCCACCGGGATCCAGAGCCTGGTGCCGCTGCACCGGCTGGACCGGCGCACGGCCGGAGTGCTCGCCTTCGGCATCCGTGCCGAGGAGCGTTCCGCCTACCAGCAGCTGTTCGCCCGTCGGGAGGTGGACAAGGCCTACGAGGCCGTCGTGGCCCCCGCACCGTCCTCGTCGCTGCCGCGGTGCCCGGGCCAGCGGTGCCTGCTGCGGGACCGGCTGGTCACACAGCGCGGTGCGCTGACCACGCAGGTGCTGGCCGGGGAGCCGAACGCCGAGACGGAGCTCGAGGTGCTCGCGGCGGACGCCGCCGGCATGCTGCGGATCCGCCTGCGGCCGCGCACCGGCCGCACCCATCAGCTGCGCGCCCAGCTCGCTGCCCGCGGCGCACCGATCCTGGGTGAGGACCTCTATTGGCCGCCGCAGCGAGCGCGCCCGTCCGCCGACCTCTGGCCGGAGGACCTGTCGCTCCAGCTGCTGGCGCGCCGCCTGGCCTTCGTCGACCCCCTCACCGCGGAGCGCCGGGAGTTCCGCAGCGCGCAGGAGCTGAGTGCGGCGTCTCGTACCCTGGGCCGGTGA
- the groL gene encoding chaperonin GroEL (60 kDa chaperone family; promotes refolding of misfolded polypeptides especially under stressful conditions; forms two stacked rings of heptamers to form a barrel-shaped 14mer; ends can be capped by GroES; misfolded proteins enter the barrel where they are refolded when GroES binds): MPKEILYNEDARRALERGVDKLANTVKVTLGPKGRNVVLDKKWGAPTITNDGVTIAREIELEDSYENLGAQLTKEVATKTNDVAGDGTTTATVLAQAIVHEGLRNVTSGAAPAALKRGIEKAVDALSEKLGEIATPVDGKAQIASVASVSSQDREIGDLLAEAFDKVGKDGVITVEESSTTAMELDFTEGMQFDKGYISPHFVTDADRQETVLEGANVLLHQGKISAVADILPLLEKVVEGGKPLFIIAEDVDGEALSTLVVNKIRGTFKGAAVKAPAFGDRRKAMLQDIAVLTGAQVVTSDLGLDLKTVGTEVLGQAGRVVITKDSTTIVGGAGDAQAVDDRVAQIRAEIENTDSDWDREKLQERLAKLAGGVSVIKVGAHTEVELKEKKMRIEDAVSATRAAIEEGIVAGGGSAIVQASAVLADGLGLEGDEAVGVRAVARAVVEPLRWIAENAGLEGYVVVEKVKEAQTGTGLNAATGEYVDLVSAGIIDPVKVTRSALRNAASIAGMVLTTETLVIEKQDEEQE, encoded by the coding sequence ATGCCAAAGGAGATCCTGTACAACGAGGACGCGCGTCGCGCCCTCGAGCGCGGTGTCGACAAGCTCGCGAACACCGTCAAGGTGACGCTCGGCCCCAAGGGTCGCAACGTCGTCCTGGACAAGAAGTGGGGCGCCCCCACCATCACCAACGACGGCGTGACCATCGCCCGTGAGATCGAGCTCGAGGACTCCTACGAGAACCTCGGCGCGCAGCTCACGAAGGAGGTCGCGACCAAGACCAACGACGTGGCCGGCGACGGCACCACCACCGCCACCGTCCTCGCCCAGGCCATCGTGCACGAGGGCCTGCGCAACGTCACCTCCGGGGCTGCTCCGGCAGCGCTGAAGCGCGGCATCGAGAAGGCCGTGGACGCCCTCTCCGAGAAGCTCGGCGAGATCGCCACCCCGGTCGACGGCAAGGCGCAGATCGCCTCGGTCGCCTCGGTGTCCAGCCAGGACCGCGAGATCGGCGATCTGCTCGCCGAGGCGTTCGACAAGGTCGGCAAGGACGGCGTCATCACGGTGGAGGAGTCCTCCACCACCGCGATGGAGCTGGACTTCACCGAGGGCATGCAGTTCGACAAGGGCTACATCTCCCCGCACTTCGTCACCGACGCGGACCGCCAGGAGACCGTCCTCGAGGGCGCCAACGTGCTGCTGCACCAGGGCAAGATCTCGGCCGTGGCCGACATCCTGCCGCTGCTGGAGAAGGTCGTCGAGGGCGGCAAGCCGCTGTTCATCATCGCGGAGGACGTCGACGGCGAGGCACTGTCCACGCTGGTCGTCAACAAGATCCGCGGCACCTTCAAGGGTGCTGCGGTCAAGGCACCCGCCTTCGGTGATCGCCGCAAGGCGATGCTCCAGGACATCGCGGTGCTCACCGGGGCCCAGGTCGTCACCTCCGACCTCGGTCTGGACCTCAAGACCGTCGGCACCGAGGTGCTCGGCCAGGCCGGCCGCGTCGTCATCACCAAGGACTCCACCACCATCGTGGGTGGCGCCGGTGATGCGCAGGCGGTGGACGATCGCGTCGCGCAGATCCGCGCCGAGATCGAGAACACCGATTCGGACTGGGATCGCGAGAAGCTCCAGGAGCGCCTCGCGAAGCTGGCCGGCGGCGTCTCCGTGATCAAGGTCGGAGCTCACACCGAGGTGGAGCTCAAGGAGAAGAAGATGCGCATCGAGGACGCGGTCTCCGCGACCCGCGCTGCCATCGAGGAGGGCATCGTGGCCGGTGGCGGAAGCGCCATCGTCCAGGCCTCCGCCGTCCTCGCGGACGGTCTCGGGCTCGAGGGCGACGAGGCCGTGGGCGTGCGCGCCGTGGCCCGTGCGGTCGTCGAGCCGCTGCGCTGGATCGCCGAGAACGCGGGGCTCGAGGGCTACGTCGTCGTCGAGAAGGTCAAGGAGGCTCAGACCGGCACCGGTCTGAACGCCGCGACCGGCGAGTACGTCGACCTCGTCTCCGCGGGCATCATCGACCCGGTCAAGGTCACCCGCTCCGCTCTGCGGAACGCGGCCTCGATCGCCGGAATGGTGCTGACCACCGAGACCCTCGTCATCGAGAAGCAGGACGAGGAGCAGGAGTGA
- the groES gene encoding co-chaperone GroES: protein MSVSIKPLEDRVVVKPLEAEQTTASGLVIPDTAKEKPQEGEVVAVGAGRFDDKGERVPMDVKVGDKVVFSKYGGTELKYGNDEYLVLGARDILAIIEN from the coding sequence ATGTCGGTCTCCATCAAGCCCCTCGAGGATCGCGTCGTCGTCAAGCCCCTCGAGGCCGAGCAGACCACCGCCTCCGGCCTGGTCATCCCGGACACCGCGAAGGAGAAGCCCCAGGAGGGCGAGGTCGTCGCCGTCGGCGCCGGCCGTTTCGACGACAAGGGCGAGCGCGTGCCCATGGACGTCAAGGTCGGCGACAAGGTCGTCTTCTCCAAGTACGGCGGCACCGAGCTCAAGTACGGCAACGACGAGTACCTCGTGCTCGGCGCCCGTGACATCCTCGCGATCATCGAGAACTGA
- a CDS encoding metallophosphoesterase family protein, whose translation MRILHLSDTHVYGDPAARHYDRIDTAAALRGVLSRLQGLRDIDAVVHTGDASEDGTLESYRRLHEILDPFAAAWGAPLAVVMGNHDVSSVYGDGVAPGQRVAERQDRVVPLAGGGRAVLLDTSVPRAGYGHLEAEQRDWLGTVLAEPAPAGTVLALHHPPLVAATPLQRALDLDGLAELGAVLAGTDVRIVLAGHYHHAMTGSIAGIPVHVAPGVANVVDPLTEGADEQALALSGVSVIDLGEGPPQVLSAVHPNRGDTLEEVGRPVYSFSPDQVARIIAAAGRGAERRSR comes from the coding sequence ATGCGCATCCTCCACCTCAGCGACACCCACGTGTACGGCGACCCCGCTGCCCGCCACTACGACCGCATCGACACCGCCGCGGCTCTCCGCGGAGTGCTCTCCAGGCTCCAGGGGCTCCGCGACATCGACGCCGTGGTCCACACCGGGGACGCCTCCGAGGACGGCACGCTCGAGAGCTACCGTCGGCTGCACGAGATCCTCGATCCCTTCGCCGCCGCCTGGGGCGCGCCGCTGGCCGTGGTGATGGGCAATCACGACGTCTCCTCCGTCTACGGGGACGGCGTCGCCCCCGGGCAGCGCGTGGCCGAGCGGCAGGACCGGGTGGTCCCGCTGGCAGGAGGGGGCCGTGCGGTGCTGCTGGACACCAGCGTCCCGCGCGCGGGGTACGGGCATCTGGAGGCGGAGCAGCGCGACTGGCTCGGCACGGTGCTGGCCGAGCCCGCGCCGGCCGGGACGGTGCTCGCGCTCCACCATCCTCCGCTGGTCGCCGCGACGCCGTTGCAGCGTGCCCTGGATCTCGACGGGCTCGCAGAGCTCGGCGCGGTCCTGGCGGGCACGGACGTGCGGATCGTGCTCGCCGGGCACTACCACCATGCGATGACCGGGTCGATCGCCGGGATCCCGGTCCACGTCGCCCCGGGCGTCGCCAATGTCGTCGACCCCCTCACGGAGGGCGCCGACGAGCAGGCCCTGGCGCTGTCCGGGGTGAGCGTGATCGACCTGGGGGAGGGGCCGCCGCAGGTGCTCAGCGCAGTGCACCCGAACCGGGGGGACACGCTCGAGGAGGTGGGGCGGCCGGTGTACAGCTTCAGCCCCGACCAGGTCGCGCGGATCATCGCTGCGGCGGGGCGCGGAGCCGAGCGCCGCTCCCGCTGA
- a CDS encoding molybdenum cofactor biosynthesis protein MoaE — translation MTGTGTPAAGAGSTGRTQPDPTRGATPFGADGQDLRIAGDPTMGDAAQRARCAEISQEPLAAERMIAAVTDPRCGAVVTFDGVVRDHDGGRGVERLEYSAHPSAGEVITAVAREIADRYPDTLVAVAHRHGPLVIGDSALVCAVAAPHRKQAFTACDDLVDTVKQRVPIWKHQVFDDGGTEWVGALG, via the coding sequence ATGACGGGCACCGGAACCCCTGCCGCCGGAGCGGGCAGCACCGGGCGGACGCAGCCCGACCCGACCCGCGGCGCCACCCCCTTCGGGGCCGACGGCCAGGATCTGCGCATCGCGGGGGACCCCACGATGGGCGATGCCGCCCAGCGGGCCCGCTGCGCCGAGATCAGCCAGGAGCCGCTCGCTGCGGAGCGGATGATCGCCGCGGTCACCGATCCCCGCTGCGGAGCGGTGGTCACCTTCGACGGCGTGGTGCGCGACCACGACGGCGGGCGCGGCGTGGAGCGATTGGAGTACTCCGCGCACCCCAGCGCGGGCGAGGTCATCACCGCGGTGGCCCGCGAGATCGCCGACCGCTATCCGGACACGCTGGTCGCCGTCGCCCACCGCCACGGTCCCCTGGTGATCGGGGACTCGGCCCTGGTGTGCGCCGTCGCCGCCCCGCACCGCAAGCAGGCCTTCACCGCCTGCGACGACCTGGTGGACACCGTCAAGCAGCGGGTGCCGATCTGGAAGCACCAGGTCTTCGACGACGGCGGGACCGAATGGGTGGGGGCGCTGGGCTGA
- a CDS encoding MogA/MoaB family molybdenum cofactor biosynthesis protein, with translation MKHIPARRTDADCAVREDPAQIPALRGTARVIIASTRAADGSYEDRTGPHLVQWLRARGLDAVDKQVVSDGPEVGRALAAALGDGIDIIVTSGGTGISPTDVTPEQTAPLIEREMPGILEEVRRRGAQKIATALLSRGLAGMAGRSFVVNLPGSRGGVEDGISVLDPLLDHLLEQRDGGDHA, from the coding sequence ATGAAGCACATCCCGGCCCGACGCACCGACGCGGACTGCGCCGTGCGCGAGGACCCGGCGCAGATCCCGGCCCTGCGCGGCACCGCCCGGGTCATCATCGCCTCCACCCGCGCCGCCGACGGCAGCTACGAGGACCGCACCGGGCCGCACCTGGTGCAGTGGCTGCGGGCCCGCGGCCTCGACGCCGTCGACAAGCAGGTGGTCAGCGACGGCCCCGAGGTCGGCCGCGCCCTCGCCGCCGCCCTCGGGGACGGCATCGACATCATCGTCACCTCCGGAGGCACCGGGATCAGCCCCACCGATGTCACCCCGGAGCAGACCGCGCCCCTGATCGAGCGGGAGATGCCGGGGATCCTCGAGGAGGTGCGCCGGCGCGGAGCGCAGAAGATCGCGACCGCCCTGCTCAGCCGCGGCCTCGCCGGGATGGCCGGGCGCAGCTTCGTGGTCAACCTGCCCGGCTCCCGCGGCGGTGTGGAGGACGGCATCTCCGTGCTCGACCCGCTGCTGGACCATCTGTTGGAGCAGCGCGACGGAGGAGACCACGCATGA
- the moaC gene encoding cyclic pyranopterin monophosphate synthase MoaC, translating into MNDLSHVRADGSAHMVDVTDKAVTSREASARAVLRTRPDVVDRIASGDLPKGEALATARIAGIMGAKRTPELIPLCHPLPLSGVELDLVPREDRVEITARVRTMGVTGVEMEALTAATVAALTVYDMIKAVDHLATIDGVQVLTKSGGRSGDWTRADAEARAPQTAPDITAAGEERG; encoded by the coding sequence ATGAACGATCTGTCCCACGTGCGGGCCGACGGCTCCGCCCATATGGTCGATGTGACCGACAAGGCCGTCACCTCCCGCGAGGCGAGCGCCCGCGCGGTGCTGCGCACCCGCCCCGACGTCGTCGACCGCATCGCCAGCGGCGACCTGCCCAAGGGGGAGGCCCTGGCCACCGCCCGGATCGCGGGCATCATGGGCGCCAAGCGCACCCCCGAGCTGATCCCGCTGTGCCATCCGCTGCCGCTGTCCGGGGTGGAGCTGGACCTGGTGCCCCGCGAGGACCGCGTGGAGATCACCGCCCGGGTGCGCACCATGGGCGTCACCGGCGTCGAGATGGAGGCGCTGACCGCCGCGACCGTCGCCGCACTGACCGTCTACGACATGATCAAGGCGGTCGACCACCTGGCCACCATCGACGGCGTGCAGGTGCTGACGAAGTCCGGCGGCCGCAGCGGGGACTGGACCCGCGCCGACGCCGAGGCGCGCGCGCCGCAGACGGCCCCTGACATCACGGCGGCAGGGGAGGAGCGAGGATGA
- the glp gene encoding gephyrin-like molybdotransferase Glp, whose product MTGDQRIPLADHVADAVALLGTVRRSEVVPLEGRAVGRIAVAEQRSRIDVPGHDNSQMDGFALSAAALGAIGESVTLPLGSVIAAGDAPGSLEPGTARPIMTGAPIPAGAELVIPVEESAPGRFTPSALAESTVALAPTAVEPGRFVRRRGSDTRRGDTVLREQRLLTPPRIAHLAACGIREVEVLAPVRTIVLSTGSEVRAAGEGAPDPGALFDANGPGLAAALAEAGAEVVHTGAVPDDAAALLEHLHAQILAHDADLVVTSGGVSMGAIEVVRHAAEHDGVVLAFPTIAMQPGGPQGIGTLEVAGRRVPWLAFPGNPVSALLSCELIARPALGAPSRRRLRLPLRLEAEEPSPPGLDQYRRARVLPSGRVRLVGGASSHLLGGYAAADALVLVPRGTAVVHDGDELETLLIPGGDS is encoded by the coding sequence ATGACCGGTGACCAGCGGATCCCCCTGGCCGATCACGTGGCGGACGCGGTCGCCCTGCTGGGGACCGTGCGCCGGAGCGAGGTGGTCCCGCTCGAAGGGAGGGCCGTCGGGCGCATCGCCGTGGCCGAGCAGCGCTCCCGCATCGACGTCCCCGGCCATGACAACTCCCAGATGGACGGCTTCGCGCTCTCCGCCGCCGCTCTCGGCGCCATCGGCGAGAGCGTGACCCTGCCGCTGGGGTCGGTGATCGCCGCCGGCGACGCCCCCGGCAGCCTGGAGCCCGGTACCGCCCGGCCGATCATGACCGGGGCCCCGATCCCTGCGGGCGCGGAGCTGGTGATCCCGGTCGAGGAGAGCGCCCCGGGCCGCTTCACGCCCTCGGCGCTGGCGGAGTCCACCGTCGCACTCGCCCCCACGGCCGTCGAACCCGGACGCTTCGTGCGTCGCCGCGGCTCGGACACCCGTCGCGGCGACACCGTGCTGCGCGAGCAGCGCCTGCTGACCCCGCCACGGATCGCGCACCTCGCCGCCTGCGGGATCCGTGAGGTGGAGGTGCTGGCACCGGTGCGGACGATCGTGCTGTCCACCGGGTCCGAGGTCCGCGCCGCCGGGGAGGGCGCCCCCGACCCCGGTGCTCTGTTCGATGCCAACGGTCCGGGACTCGCCGCCGCGCTCGCCGAGGCCGGCGCCGAGGTGGTGCACACCGGCGCCGTGCCCGACGACGCCGCGGCGCTGCTGGAGCACCTGCACGCGCAGATCCTCGCCCACGACGCCGACCTCGTCGTCACCAGCGGCGGTGTGAGCATGGGAGCGATCGAGGTGGTCCGTCACGCCGCCGAGCACGACGGCGTCGTCCTCGCCTTCCCCACGATCGCGATGCAGCCCGGCGGCCCGCAGGGCATCGGCACCCTCGAGGTCGCCGGACGCCGTGTGCCCTGGCTGGCCTTCCCCGGCAACCCCGTCTCCGCGCTGCTCAGCTGCGAGCTGATCGCCCGGCCCGCCCTCGGCGCCCCGTCCCGTCGGCGGCTGCGACTGCCGCTCCGGCTCGAGGCCGAGGAGCCCTCGCCGCCGGGACTGGACCAGTACCGTCGGGCCCGGGTGCTCCCCTCGGGGCGGGTGCGCCTGGTGGGCGGGGCCTCCTCGCACCTCCTGGGCGGATACGCCGCCGCCGACGCCCTGGTGCTGGTGCCCCGCGGCACCGCCGTGGTGCACGACGGCGACGAGCTCGAGACCCTGCTGATCCCCGGAGGAGACTCATGA
- the moaA gene encoding GTP 3',8-cyclase MoaA encodes MASRRISLGMPTPRRTDEMAASLPDTSDRPDTPALADRFGREASDLRLSLTDFCNLRCTYCMPASGMTFLKKEQLLSVEEVVRLVRIGVERLGIEQVRFTGGEPLTRPDLEEIIAGVAALERRPDISLTTNAIGLDHRAAPLRAAGLDRINVSLDSVVSETFERLSRRPLLHRVLAGIDGAREAGLSPIKINAVLLPGVNDHELPDLLDWCLDRELQLRVIEQMPLDADHIWDRSSMITAGDVHAMLADRFALSPVAEARDGAPAELFEVADRATGRPRGRVGIIASVTRPFCADCRRTRLTAEGRVRTCLFSREETDLRGALRTGADDEAIAEIWRAAQWGKKAGHGMDREDFVQPERPMSAIGG; translated from the coding sequence ATGGCTTCGCGCCGCATCTCGCTGGGGATGCCGACGCCGCGCAGGACCGACGAGATGGCCGCGTCCCTCCCCGATACCTCCGACCGTCCCGACACACCCGCGCTCGCGGACCGCTTCGGCCGGGAGGCGAGCGACCTGCGGCTCTCGCTCACCGACTTCTGCAACCTGCGCTGCACCTACTGCATGCCCGCCTCGGGGATGACCTTCCTGAAGAAGGAGCAGCTGCTGAGCGTCGAGGAGGTGGTGCGCCTGGTGCGCATCGGCGTGGAGCGTCTGGGCATCGAACAGGTCCGCTTCACCGGCGGCGAGCCGCTGACCCGGCCCGATCTCGAGGAGATCATCGCCGGGGTCGCCGCTCTCGAGCGGCGCCCGGACATCTCGCTGACCACGAACGCGATCGGTCTCGACCATCGCGCCGCACCATTGCGCGCCGCGGGCCTGGATCGGATCAACGTCTCCCTGGACTCGGTGGTCTCGGAGACCTTCGAACGCCTCAGCCGGCGCCCGCTGCTGCACCGGGTGCTGGCCGGGATCGACGGCGCGCGCGAGGCCGGGCTGTCGCCGATCAAGATCAACGCCGTCCTGCTGCCCGGGGTCAACGATCACGAACTGCCGGACCTGCTGGACTGGTGCCTGGACCGTGAGCTCCAACTGCGCGTGATCGAGCAGATGCCGCTGGATGCGGACCACATCTGGGACCGCAGCTCGATGATCACCGCCGGCGACGTCCATGCGATGCTCGCGGACCGCTTCGCCCTCTCCCCGGTGGCCGAGGCCCGCGACGGCGCGCCCGCCGAGCTGTTCGAGGTCGCCGACCGCGCCACCGGCCGACCGCGCGGTCGGGTGGGCATCATCGCCTCGGTGACCCGCCCCTTCTGCGCCGACTGCCGCCGTACTCGCCTGACGGCAGAGGGCCGGGTGCGCACCTGTCTGTTCTCCCGCGAGGAGACGGACCTGCGCGGTGCGCTGCGCACCGGCGCCGACGACGAGGCCATCGCCGAGATCTGGCGCGCCGCCCAATGGGGGAAGAAGGCCGGCCACGGCATGGACCGTGAGGACTTCGTACAGCCGGAGCGCCCCATGAGCGCGATCGGCGGCTGA
- a CDS encoding MoaD/ThiS family protein — protein MTDIDRRDLERTPEAARTTAGPGAPASPAAPHIAARLFAGAAAEYGADAVSLQASTLGEAIDALQAGASDSAARVIGRSSFLLNAVAGSGREQRLSEGDRLDVLPPFAGG, from the coding sequence ATGACCGACATCGACCGGAGGGACCTCGAGCGGACGCCCGAGGCCGCGAGAACCACCGCCGGCCCAGGAGCACCTGCCTCCCCCGCCGCACCGCACATCGCCGCGCGCCTGTTCGCGGGCGCCGCCGCCGAGTACGGGGCCGACGCGGTCTCGCTGCAGGCGAGCACGCTCGGGGAGGCGATCGACGCGCTGCAGGCCGGCGCGTCCGACTCGGCGGCACGGGTGATCGGCCGCTCGAGCTTCCTACTGAACGCCGTGGCCGGCTCGGGCCGCGAGCAGCGTCTCTCCGAGGGCGACCGCCTGGATGTGCTGCCGCCCTTCGCCGGCGGCTGA
- a CDS encoding ThiF family adenylyltransferase, translating into MSDSGVPGSGATGPDAWAASGQRPDIRARAVEPAPAPVPQERYLRQLRLPELGALGQRRLAASRVAVIGAGGLGAPVLTYLVAAGIGEITLLDPDTVDPTNLHRQVLFTGEDLGRSKAVAAAEHLHALNPEVTVRAVVDVVTPENALEQLAGHHLVLDGTDNFPTRYLASDACELLDIPLVWGSILGFAGQVSVFWGAGGRGVTYRDVHPVPPRPGEVPSCSEAGVLGMLCGVIGSSMAMEAVKVLAGLGDVLFGRLALYDALRARWDELPLARDPGRRPVERIEDVMATCGLPGPTGPTLDEVTVAELPALLAEGVRVIDIREEHELDSGMVRGAEHLPMGAVLALAGAAGGGGPRAEGPAGTGAAEPGDDAAPAGPRHRLEGAVLYCAAGSRSGSVQRSLAAQGISVRSLRGGFGAVDGTELAVAPPR; encoded by the coding sequence GTGTCTGATAGTGGGGTGCCCGGCTCCGGGGCGACCGGTCCCGACGCGTGGGCAGCGAGCGGTCAGCGGCCCGATATCCGCGCCCGTGCGGTCGAGCCGGCGCCGGCTCCGGTCCCGCAGGAGCGCTACCTCCGCCAGCTGCGGCTGCCCGAGCTGGGTGCTCTCGGCCAGCGCCGGTTGGCGGCCTCCCGGGTCGCGGTGATCGGCGCGGGTGGGCTCGGTGCGCCGGTGCTCACCTACCTGGTCGCCGCCGGCATCGGCGAGATCACCCTGCTGGATCCGGACACGGTGGACCCCACCAACCTCCACCGTCAGGTGCTCTTCACCGGCGAGGACCTGGGGCGCTCCAAGGCGGTGGCCGCCGCGGAGCACCTGCACGCGCTGAACCCCGAGGTGACGGTGCGCGCCGTGGTCGACGTGGTCACCCCCGAGAACGCCCTCGAGCAGCTCGCCGGCCACCATCTGGTGCTCGATGGCACCGACAACTTCCCCACCCGGTACCTGGCCTCCGATGCCTGCGAGCTGCTGGACATCCCCCTGGTGTGGGGCTCCATCCTCGGCTTCGCCGGGCAGGTGAGCGTGTTCTGGGGAGCCGGCGGCCGCGGCGTGACCTACCGCGACGTGCACCCGGTGCCGCCGCGCCCCGGGGAGGTGCCCAGCTGCTCCGAGGCCGGGGTGCTGGGGATGCTGTGCGGGGTGATCGGCTCGAGCATGGCCATGGAAGCGGTGAAGGTCCTGGCCGGCCTCGGGGACGTGCTGTTCGGGCGGCTCGCCCTCTACGACGCACTGCGTGCCCGCTGGGACGAGCTGCCGCTGGCGCGGGACCCGGGACGCCGCCCCGTGGAGAGGATCGAGGACGTGATGGCCACCTGCGGACTGCCCGGACCGACCGGACCGACCCTCGACGAGGTGACCGTCGCCGAGCTGCCCGCCCTGCTCGCGGAGGGCGTGCGGGTGATCGACATCCGTGAGGAGCACGAACTGGACAGCGGGATGGTCCGCGGCGCGGAGCACCTGCCGATGGGGGCGGTGCTCGCGCTGGCCGGGGCGGCCGGCGGAGGGGGACCGCGGGCCGAAGGACCGGCCGGCACGGGAGCCGCGGAGCCCGGCGACGACGCCGCGCCCGCGGGCCCCCGGCATCGCCTCGAGGGGGCCGTGCTCTACTGCGCGGCCGGCTCCCGTTCGGGTAGCGTGCAGCGCAGCCTGGCCGCCCAGGGGATCTCGGTGCGCTCGCTGCGCGGCGGCTTCGGTGCCGTGGACGGCACGGAGCTCGCGGTGGCCCCGCCGCGCTGA